CACTCGTGCGCAGGCACTTGCACGCGTCCCGAGATCGCTCTTGGATGTGGCATCCTGCACTAGACGCGTTTCCATCTTCTCGCCACTCAGtcgcccttcctctcttggcGGTCTCTTCTTTATATCAACAAGAACGGTGAACCTTTTCGCGCCTGTATCGTGTGCCCCCTCGCTCGTCTCCCGAAATTGCAGTGgtttcgctcttttctcttcctcgtgctCGCTTGCCCGCCCCGTTTCGGTGCGCAATTTCCGCAGAAAAAAATAGTGGCCGATGCCTTTGCCCCAGTCACAACTTACTCTGTTATCTACGGTGTTTCGAACGttctgccctcctcctccaccttccctCCCACGACGACACTCACATGCGCACGCTCACATAAGCATCGCCACGTATATGTGGCTATGGggtagaagagaaggggagagatTGAGAGTGCAGCAGGCGTACATGAGATGAAAGGAGacggaggggaagaagacaAGGGGGAAAGTCATGGCGTGTGCTTTGTGGACTGTTACAGAGCAACACACCACCTACTCTGCTTCTTTACCGagccctttcctttcttgtgTGTGAGCAGcgaccacctcctcgtcttgCTCTCCTTGCCTTCACAGCCCTACGTGATTTGTTCATCTTTGCTCTCCGACGGCTGATACACCGCTCTGCGCGCGTACGCCTTCACAACCACGACAGAGTTGGGGATGGTGAAACGTATGacggaagggggaaaggaggaaagcgaAAAATAAGAAAATTCACCTGCGTGCATGCACGCGTATGCGTATCGACGTCCGCAGGCGATGCGTAGAGTGTCTTCACCGCTAATGACAGCAACAAAGGAAAGTCGATGTCGGGAACactgaaggagagggggggattggtgaaagagagcgcgaCGACCCAGTGAACAGCACTAAAAGGGcacagaaaaggggagaggccagaacgaaaacaaaaaaagcggtcactgcctcttctcccaggaagagaaagaggggcacacacacatgcgggCATACAAGACATGCACATACGCgtagagaggaagaagcgagagaaagtgaAAAAGGAGAACGAAGGGGAAATGGAGAACACAGCAACGCACGCGAacggaggaaggggagaagacacgcacaaaaCCCAAGACGAGTCACAATGCGCATAAgtacacacgcatacagagagagagagagagagagacaagaggaCATTGAGAAGAAAGCCACGGCAAAGTGATGCTAAACAGCACAgtaaaacaaaaaaggagcgGCCAGTAAGCAAAAACAGCGTAAGGGAAGAAACACGATGTGCAGGGAAAGGAagtgcaagagagagagagagagagaggggggagcatATACCCTGTCTGAtgtgagaaagagaagtaAGAaacgcacactcacacggAGGGCAGAAGCGAGGAAAGAAGTCCAAAAAAATATATAGGCGAATGAAAggctgaaaaaaaaaaacaacagacagacacacattGCAGTAATGGTCCAATGTGTGGTGTGGGTGATGCCTGCCCTCGAGACACtcgagaaagaaagagcggaaAGGGCAGCATGTATTCGAAAGGGCAGAAAGGAAAACTGAAAGCGCAAGTGTCGGAGTGAGTGAAACACTGAAAacaaggaaaacaaaaggcaAGAATAGCGACTGAAGAGCAAAAAAGTGAAGCGGAAgatggcacacacacacacacgtaggcAAAGGCCTTTGGCTACGACCTTTCATCGTAAACTCTATATCAGAGGAAGACGACACGAGGGTTCTACTGTTCTCCCTGGGCCCTCCCTCCACAGAAAGGTTCGTGGTGTCACACGTCCTCTGCTACACCCGCActaaagaaagagaagaagaggcgagaggtgggagaagggaaaggcagGTCGCGTGGCCGTCAAAGAAGATGCGTTGATCCCGagtgccccccccctacacacacacacatacacatgaAAGTGTCAGCACACGCGTAGATGCATGAAGATGCATATTGGGGAAGGTGAGGAAGCGGACGGAGCCgtcagagagaggcggatgCTTGTTGAGAGGTGgctcgcctcttcctcaaCCTCGCATTCctacctccccccttttccaaCACAGGTTAACCCCCTTGTCACTTCTTGGCTGCTCTGGCTCCTGCCTTGCTGTCCCTGCGACACACACCTCCACAAAAGATGAAAGTGACGCGCAAAATGGCCAAGTAGTGGCGTAAAAGGAAGAAATTACGCCAGAGAACGAGAGTAGCGAGGGGGAAGAAAGCAGGAAATAAGTTAGACCACGGCACATGGGTGAAAGAGCAGAGAGTGCTGACCACGTGAAAGTAAGAGAGAGCGACCGGTATACGGCGatggaaaagaagagagtgcGAGGTTGGCCCTTGACTGCTTCACGCAACAGCCACTCATCACTCTCGGTGTTTCGTCCTTCTCCGTCACCGACTCCTGCTGCGGTCATTCCACACGTACAACCTCCGACTGAGCGTGCGATGCAAGCGTTCGAGGCGGTCGGTAGGAGGACAGTGTGTTGTGCAGCAATACAGGGAGAATAAAATAAACCTTTCAAGGTAGACAAGAGCGACGAGACAAGCAAAAGAAAGACGGTGtcgcagaaaaaaaaaataggaGGAAAACTCCAAACCAAATCAGccaacacaaaaaaaaaaacaaagggaGATCAAAGGAGAGAACGAAATACGCACGCAACCtccatacgcacacacacacacacgcacacatacacatacacaggATGAGAAAGAGTCCCAAGTCAGGCAAAATTCGCAAGGGAAAAAGCAACACGAAGTCATGAAGAGTATGACGGGAAGGGGTACAGAAGGCTCAGGGATCGAGCTAGGGAGGttgctcgttttctctctctgagaATCGGTCTCACGTCAAATGCCCTTTTCCCCATTTCTTTGAGAGACCTGAACTCCCGCGTAACCTCCACGTGTAGGTACAGTCAACTCTTTCTCTGCGATTCTGTTGGACCGTGGCTCCATCGTGGCGCATAATGTACTTCCATTCGCGTACGATTCTTCTCCGGCCATTGTCCTAGCCCCGCTTGTTAGTAAAGCCCTCCGCAAAATGACGATTTGCCAACTGGTAGCCGCAGCGTATTAATATTACGGGAACGGGAGAGGGGATAGAAGTTGAACCAGCCAATAGGCACACAGGGgggcgcgtgtatgtgtatcGGTGagcatacacatacacatacacatacgcaGGTGTGCTTCTGAAGGCGTGGGTGCGCACGGGTATGGGTGAtttagggggggggagagagtcAAAACACAGTCACGTGATGGGCTCTGCGTCCTTCGTTGCGTCAAGGCGCGCCATCGCATGCATAAGCACATGCATAAAGAGAACAGAGCACACAAAACGAACGGGGGAGGCAACGGTAACGatgaaaggaaagagaaccACGAGACACCTGATataaaggcaaaaaaaagggacaGAAGGTACGCTGGTCAAGCATGCAGACTACACAGTGAAGCCCCCCCGCTCACCCGGCACCCGTCATAAGCGCTTCTGTTCACCCACCCGAGAGTGAGCGTGACTGGGCGGGCAAGTGGGAAGaccaaaacaaaaaaggtgCAGAAAGTACATCGATACCCGGGACGAGGCATCGCCCACGCAAACACATGAGGGGAGAACGCACGAGGAAACCCTTATTCGTGAATGCTGGATGAGAAGACAAGCGTAGCAcaaaacaacagcaaagtACTACAGAGCAAATTCAAAAAAAAGCAGAAACTAAGAGGAGGcatcccttccctccctgcACCCTCCGCAACACTGCCCATCTCATAATGATCAGCGTTTTCTACGTATAGCAGCTGTGCACCGCGTACAGTATGTCTCCTCGGGACGGCCTCTTCAACAGAAAACCGAAACCAAGGTGAACTCTGAAATAttgctctctcctcgctgcaTATTCATTTCGTGCGTAGATTGTCTACCACGCAGTTGCGGAGAAGTAAAAACAAAAGTAAAACTGGTAAAATGGCTTAGGATAGGGAGGCCTTAGTGGCACCTGCACTCGGAAAGTCACGTAAAAGACGAGTAACACACGCAAAAGGACAACAGCGCTACGCCACAGCGTTGATCTCGGTAAAGTTGTCCACGGTGGTTCCTCTTTTACACTTCCTTCccggccgctgccgtgccgcaTGCATAGCATGTGGCCCTACAACGCATTCTTCCTCTTCGACCCTTCGTGCGTAATCACCgctccgtctctcccccACGCACGCTAACATCGGTGATCAGGTGGACTGCCAGAATGAGGCGTCGATAAAACATACAAAAACATCCATGAACAAACAGCCGTGTACCGATTTTCTTGGAGTTCAAGCGCACGATAAACAACATAAAAGAAGCCTCATCGGGCACTGCTCAGCCCTCAGCTGCTCAGAACAATCTGAGTGTAAACAAGATAAAAAAAACGATCGAAACAGCTACGCATGGGCAGGGTGCCAGACACTGACAGAGCACGAAGATGAAACGCCCATCATATATTTAACTCTCACCTTCGCTCTACATGCCGCAACCACGGAATACAGAGACAAGCAGActgaaagagaaacgaacgACAGAAAGTGCACCAGTAATAAAGTATAGGACAAAAAAAATACGCGCCCACGCAACGAACAAGAGAAACATCGCAGAAGGCTGCCCTTCACGAATTCATAGAAACAAAAGAGGTAACAATGATGGAAAGGGACAGAAATGCACGAGGAGAAGCTCAACTACAGCTGAAGCATCCAACGCACAAAAACTAACAACTAacgaagaaacaaaaaggccAGGTGCCGAATTCACCATACGacattttttctttcgtttgcGATCTCCAAAGCCTCcatcaccccctctctcgtacAACAAAGGCTCAACGCTCCACTCCACCCCCGGCCTGTCACATGGGCCATCGCAGGGTGCGACGCAGCCGTGGGCACACGCgtcacagcagtgcgcccaCTCAGTCAGCTGGGCACGGCCCCGGCCTCAAGCCACGACCACCCGCCCTGCAGGCCGCCCCCCAGCCGCCCCCGTCATGCTggtcgccacctcgtgcatccccctctctcgggagtgggaggagggggggaggcgccccacaccagcagacaGCGAGGGGCCGGGTGCGATGCCCTCGAGTCACTCTCGCACAATGCCCACCATGTGGGTGGCgcaagcgtgctcactgtcacaggtcgctccgacgccacgccatcCATGGCCTCACCCgccggcaccagcagcgacgcaccgctcTGGCCTCCTCCCTACATCGCAGGCACTtggcaccatcaccaccagaggcaactcggcattggcagtggtaggggggctgcctggctccccccaccaccacagagaGTGTGGtagcggaggcggagagaccacgcactgaggtgtccCTCACCAGCGGTGAAAAGGAACGAAAAAGCGGGCGAGGAAAAGAGATAAGGGGGAGCGAAAAGGTTGAGAGAAGGGAAGTAGAGGAAGATGGACGGAAATGGGCATGGAAGGGGTCAAAAGACAGCGAGTGAGGGAGCAGATGGGCAACGAGAAcgaagaaagaaaacaaaacaaaaatagagaaagagacaggGAGAAACGAGAAGGGGCAGTCGCTCGTCAGCGAGAGTTGGTGGGtctgtgagggaggggatgggAAAGAAAGTGCACAAAGTACAGCCACGTACGCTTTGCTGGCTGCTAGGAAGTAACTTTATGGGGTCTCTTTTCGTACAGTACAGCTACGCTCTTCATTTTAGTGTTCCTCTTCATactgggtgtgtgtgtgtgtgggtgggtgcagcCCCTTCTTACCACTGAGTGCTTAGCGCTTGCGGGTAGAGAGTGGCAGTACGCTGCTTAGGGAAGATgcactgagagagagaaaatcgCTCTGTGACTCACATGAGTGGCacacaaaaacaaaagaggcATGAGTgaggaggtgaggaagagaaggctAATACGAGTTAAAGGGGCCAATcttgaagaggagagggtggtgaAGAAGGACGACTACGAGGGTTGAAACACAACAGAGAGGAGACAATTCGCAGATGATGGGACACGAAACCGTACAGCAAagcgaagaaagagggaaagcagCGCAGTGAAGAGGGCTGTGCAGGAAGTTTCGACACCAACCAGAAAAATCTAGCAAATAATAAAAAAAGGTGcgagaggaggtgcgtcgATGGCGCAGGAGGTAACAATGGGCacaagaggaggtgggaaGGACTGCAAATACGTTGAACAGGAACCGAAACTGGAGAGAGGAGTATCCGATAAACATGGGTACGGTGAGCGCACACGACCCAGACAGCCGAAGAGCCGTGAACGGTACTACGTATGAAGCGAGAAGGCCTGAAACATGCACAGATGTCAAAACAACTCTCTGcggccctccccccgctaATCTCTCACAGACTGCAGTCATGTTTAGAAGGTCCATCTACCGTTTTCGCTGTTGAGTATCCCTACGTCTGCTTACATCTTCGCCGCGTCCCCGCTGgccttcacacacacgcacacacacgtacaccacGCCTGTGTACTTTACTCCGACGAACCACACAGCCACAGTCACTCGACGCTTTTTCTTGTATGTGCTTGCTCTGCGCAGGAGCGACACGCAGCCCAACACTCAAGCGTGCTTCAGCTTTCCCAGTCTTTATTGCGCCATTACCCTTTTCAATAGAAAAGACTGACATCTGAGAGAAAGGTAAAACGATAGCGCAAATGGGGGGACAAAGGGGTCCGTAGAAAAGGGAACATGGCGACGAGGAATGTCGGAGATGAGCGCCAATCTGCAGATCGAAAAGTACAGCAAGAGGCGACATGGGCTCGTCATACCTGCAGTGGCTGTCACCCGGTGATCCGAGAACTATCTCCGATtccacctccttcctcaaaatatatatatatatatatacatactcatacacacacatacatatacatacatactcatacatatacatacatatacatacatacatatatacacaTGTATTTATAGATAGACAGAGATGTATGTATATGCAAGACATCTCTAACGAACCAACAAGCGACGACCATAGGCATATAAAACATAGATGAGGTAAAACGTAGCGAAAGcacaaaacaaaagaaaTGAGTAGGGtggaaacagagagaaggagagtcGCCATCTTGGGTGGGGGTGAAAGCAcatatatagatatatacAAGCGCAGTTAAAGAAGAATTCCTAATACACAAGAGTgcctcgctccctccctctacaACGCTCAAATAAACATCGACACATCGGTTGACTGGGCCGTGCACAGGTGAGCAACGACCGAGCACAACCTCAGCAGGGCTCTTCTTGGATCGTGGGAATGACACTCATAAGCACCCAGGTGCCAAGGGGACCGTAGGAAGCGAACGGGTTTGCAGAAGGTGCAAAGAGAAGGCCAACAGATGGCACTTACGCAAACAAACGAATGAACTAGAGAGAGTGGCGCCGCACATAATACAGGAAATTCGGGGATTTGCGAGTGTGCGGGAGTGCTGGCGGAAAGTGCTTATGTCCAGGAGTCCGTGCACACAAGTATGCCCACATGGGCTGACCTACCTTGAGCCACAGCAATCATTTTTGTCCTCTCACGCCTCAACGTACCTTTGTGCACCAGAGTATGTCTGCTGAACAGGAAAAatacagaagagagaaatgaAACAGAAAGAGGTGCGGAGATCAAGTGTCATGTGTGTTGTGGCAGTTTCACAGAGCGCCCGGGTTGCCTTAACTAGGGACAACAAATGCAACAACAAATCGAGCAAAGGCATAGTCTAAGCCTCAGAGCTGGATTTTGCCTTGCCTACTCTTCGACCATCTCTTTCCACTTCCCCACCGGCCCCCCTGATGTTCGCCATCACTCCCTTACGGGAAGAGAACGCGCATGCTGAAGCAAACAAAGCCAGCGAGTACGTGGGTAAGAAAAAGCAGGAgtaggaaaaaaaagaggggggggcaacgcATATGCACTCGCTATACATAGACCTTCTCACCCAGCATCGAGTACGGGTTATGACAGAAGCGCAAGCTGTAGCCCatatcgctgctgctgcgcggcaatGACGCGTTCGACGAATCGCCACCGATAGGCCAAGGCCCCACCGATGAGtacacacgcgtgtgcgccactgccgcctcgtCCCACTGAGAGCCACCGCAGGAGCGACTTGGTGTGTTCGCCACGGAGTCCTCTGAGGAGGACATGAGCTGCGGCACCTGTGATAGACAGAACGATTCCACGGATGTCTTGCCCGGCCCACACATCATGTCCGGAATACTGAGAGGAGCAACCGCCATGCGAGAGGTGCGACTACTGGCTGCCTTTGGGCTGGTCGTGGCAAATTCAGTTACATCCCCACCGGAACATACACTGTCCATACGGTGTCTCTTGGACTTCACAGCGTCGTTAATCAGCTTGCACATCAGTGGGATGCCGCGGCACTGGTGAAAGGCGCAGGTGTTGTGCACTGCACGCAGCGCggcctccgcagcgccttgCTCGGCAAAGGTGATGAAGACaatgcggcggcgctccgTTGCGTCGATGAACGGCGCAGTGTCGTTGTGAATCGTCACCTTCCGGACGGAGCCGTAGGAGTTCACAAGATCGACAAGATCCTCCTCCGTAACCTCCAGCGGCACGTTGCGCAGGAACAGCTTGTTCATCCTCAGCCGCTCCTGCCCAGCTGGCGTGccgtcgtgctgctgcttcgcccactgcacagacacagtcttgccgagcagcggcatccCGTGGGCGtcacgcagcgcacgcagcgcctcctcgtgcttCTCGTAGCGCACAAATGCCGTGCCGAGGCTCTGGCCACTGTAGATGTCGCGCATCACCATCGATGAGGTGATATTGCcgaaggcggagaagatcGCGCGCAGACGGTCGTCGTCCACCTCGCGCGACAGGTAGCGCACGAAGAGATTCGTGCTGCTTGGGGTGTAGAACTGCATCTGCGTAGGGCAGCGGGCTGAGGCCACAATAACGACGGGGGCGTTCTGCATGGTGGGCGGTCGGGCTTTGGGAATGAAGGGGTGGCGGGAGTGAAAGAAGTGAGGAAAGTCAAAGCAAAAGAATCAGGAACGGATGAAACAAACACCAGAAAAAGAATAAGAAGAATACGAATCAATCAGGAAAAGCAGACGCGGAGATCTCGGCAATAGGAAATAGACGTACAAGGGAACTGTGAGCAGTTACTCGAAATCACTGACGAGTAGCTCTGAAAGGAGTCCGTGACACACAAAGGACGCAGAGAAGCGCTGGAGTGCGTGCAAAGAAATAAACGGTGGTGCACTGAGAGATAGGAAAGAcggaaacgaaaaggagaaaaaaatgcCTCAGCAAACGGCAAAccaaaggaaaacgaagaggcACTGGAGAAGAAGTCTGCAAAGGATGAGTGAagaatgagagagaagaaggctgCAGAAGTCGCACTCGACCACGACGGACGCAATAAGAAAAAAAGTTCCCAACTGGCGAACCGgcgcaaagaagaggagcaaaaGGGTGGGGGGAAAACGCAACGAGAAGTCGAAAACAGAGGAGGATGCAAAGACAGTAGCCGAAAGAAAAATGTGAGAAacaaagggagggagggagttaGAGAAGAACGAATGCAAGAGCAGACAAACAGCCctacaaaaaaaaacttCAGCGAAACGCAGCGGGACGCacgacagagggagagaggtaaCACCTGTCAACTCACTCAAGAAAACAAATAACAGGATAGAAAGTAGGAAACAAAATTGGTGTTAGGCTGGGCGGTTATGCACATGCAGTagacagaaaagaaaaacaggaAGATGTGCACGACGCGGAGACAACCAGAGACGAACGAATGAATGAGCGAATGCTGCTGTctgggtgtgtctgtgtgtgatACCACGGAAACGCAAGGGctaaaaaagggggggagaaagcgGAGAATGAAAATATCGTCAACGAAGCAGAGAACACAAAACACTAGCAGCCGTCTTTGAATaaaagaggggggtgggaggaaTGAAGAGAGACAGGCAATACCTGTTTGCCTTCCTTTTTTAGTTGTCGCTTTCCGGGATTTATGTTTGTTTTCGCTGTTTGGTATTTGTGGGTTTGCCTCCGTActgaaggaaggaggggggagagcacCAAAACTCTGTGCAACGCAAGGCGAATGACTTCGGGGGGTACTTTGAAAAAGAGCCAACCAACCAAACACCAAAGAGAGGGCGACGAGAGtccaaacaaacaaacaaaaaaaagaagggcaaaaaaaaaaaaacggatCTGAACAGCACGAAAAAGACGGACAAAAAGACGGAAAATAGTCgaagtgggagggagagaagagccgAGGAAAAAAATAAGACTGaacgaacgaaaaaaaaaaaaacagaaagggCGGAGACAAAACAAATGATGGTCAACAAATCAACGGGATGTACGTCGGGAAAGCGGCGAAGGAAACcaataacaacaacaacaaacaaagagaaaaaaaaaaacagaagaaaagagggggaaggggggtttGAAatcaggaaaaaaaaaactgacACAAAAAAGACGCTATTCGGcaaaacagagaggagggaaggagcaagaagaaaaacacgcCTGCACACGTAAAGCTTGTTACTGGAGAAGTtgtgtgaaagagagaaaacagaagCAATCGATCCTCAGTTCGATGTCTTTCACTGTTCGTCTTCTctgtggagaggaggaggtgggggtgaaGCGCTTTTTGCTCCTTCTCAGTGCTTGAGGAATTTGTCTCCGTCTCCTTGTGAATACGTCTTGTCTGTGttattttcttctctccaaCTTTCTATGGATTTACATGCTCCTTTACGCTCCgagatgcgcacacacgtacgtttgtttttttctgttACTCCCTGTGGCactttctccttctctacGCCTCTTTACTTGTTTGGTTCCACTTTGAAttcgttttctcctttttgttCAGCTGACGTTGCCTCGTCTGCTCTCACTGTCGCTCGGGATGTAACCGTAGCTGCAAATTCGGTGCTGTGTTGCGTCTGTGCGAGTGTAGAAGGTGCGGATTCGCACACAGCAGAGCAACGACAGGTGGATAAAGCGATTGAGGGACCTTTTCGCTTCACTGAGACACGACGAGACACAACGAAGTGGCAGAGTCGGTAAGGAGCAgggcagggggaggcaggagaagagaatgAGCAAAAGGGAAGTGGAACGTTACCGTACTCGCTAACACCGACgcgaaagaggggaaagaagagcgccgcgggagggagacgaagaaaaaaaagaagagaaaaggcaagAATGGGTGAAAGAGTAAGAGGAGATCGGCGCTCTGTGCAGGTAATATTTGTTTGGGGGAAGGCGGTAGCGTCTGGGAGctaggggtggtggtggtgtggcaGTGCAAGGGTGATtgcgccacacgcacagaagcGCAGAGTGAACGAGATGAGAAAGTGAAAGAGTGAACagtacgagagagagaaggccgAGGTAGAGATTGCCGactgtgcgcatgtgcaaCTAAAGAGCGGCCCgaccgcagctgcagcgcagagagGGATGAAGAGTTGGTGCCACACATTGATCATTGATGTGGTCTTCGCTTGGTCCCCACGTCATCCACTAGGTGACCTACGAAAACAAAAGTTTCTCTGTGGTGCAGCCAAGACGCGCCATGAAATCCATGTACGCGTACGCCCGCCATGTGGATGTAGACCCTCGACATGCCACAGGTGGCGTGAACAATGCTTTGGCACGAGCCTGTATCCTTGCAAAGTACGTTCTGCATGGGGCCTGTTAGCCTCTTATGCTCATAGTCTTGCGTCATGTGATGGAGGGCCCGTGGAGTTCAAAGgaagacgagaaagagaggggtcGTGGGGTCGCGCACACATGTCCTCGAAAACGCACTTCAGGGAAGCTGGCGCACACCCTGGGCCAGATGCTCTACACAGAAGAGATCACATCTCCCTCgaaccgctgctgccgcaactctctctcctttgggGGAGTGGGCTGAGACAGGAGGAGTAGGAGGGAAGTAAGGGACCTGATTTTCGTGTTGCCGGTAAAACGCCACACGTGTCCATCTTCCCCCACACTGTTGTCTACGTGCAATCATCTACGATAGTGGAAGCAGATATGCGGAGACAGGAGATGGGAGAAGACTGTGGCCATGTCAGGAGGGGTCGTGTTGAGGAGACCAGGGGCACTTCTACACGAAAGAAGACCAAAAGGTAGCCACACTGTGGAAGAAAGACACCCCGGAAACACCTACAACCGTGGACAAGCGGAC
This region of Leishmania panamensis strain MHOM/PA/94/PSC-1 chromosome 18 sequence genomic DNA includes:
- a CDS encoding hypothetical protein (TriTrypDB/GeneDB-style sysID: LpmP.18.0170); translated protein: MQNAPVVIVASARCPTQMQFYTPSSTNLFVRYLSREVDDDRLRAIFSAFGNITSSMVMRDIYSGQSLGTAFVRYEKHEEALRALRDAHGMPLLGKTVSVQWAKQQHDGTPAGQERLRMNKLFLRNVPLEVTEEDLVDLVNSYGSVRKVTIHNDTAPFIDATERRRIVFITFAEQGAAEAALRAVHNTCAFHQCRGIPLMCKLINDAVKSKRHRMDSVCSGGDVTEFATTSPKAASSRTSRMAVAPLSIPDMMCGPGKTSVESFCLSQVPQLMSSSEDSVANTPSRSCGGSQWDEAAVAHTRVYSSVGPWPIGGDSSNASLPRSSSDMGYSLRFCHNPYSMLGEKVYV